A window of Cytobacillus sp. FSL H8-0458 genomic DNA:
ATTCTATCATTCCATTTCATCATTATATCATTTAAGATTGGGAATAAAAAATAAAAGCAAGATGTCTCTATTGGGTGGAAAAAATTAATAGAAGACAAAGAAAAAAACCGCGGGAACAGCCCCATCGGTTTAGGCAAAGCGAGTATTTACGCCTTTTCAGCTTCTTCTTCTTTGATTCTTTCCAATGCCATTTCATAGGCATCATTTCCATAGTTGAGGCAGCGTTTTACACGGGAAATGGTTGCAGTGCTGGCACCCGTATCTGTTTCGATTTTATGATAGGTTTTACCTTCACGAAGCATGCGTGCCACTTCCAGGCGCTGCGCCAGGGATTGTATTTCATTCACTGTACATAAGTCGTCAAAGAATCGGTAGCACTCTTCCAGATCTTTTAAAGATAATACGGACTTAAATAACTGATCCAGTTCTTTGCCTCTTAGCTTATCAATTTGCATATATTTGCATACCCCTTTGTTTAAATAGTATTTTCAATCATTATTGTTTAGCTTCCAAGGAAACCGTTTGCTCCAGGCCCGGGTTTGATGGAATGATGTTGATCCATGTTTTCCCCGGCACCAGGCCAGCCTGCTGGCCGTTTAAGACAGGAAGAATTCGTCCGTCAATATTTTCCCACTGCACCTCTGCCACTTTTCCTTTTTGAAGGAGATATCCTTTTCCCCCAGAAGTTAAGTTAATATCACGGCGGCCTGCGCTGTCAACCACTTGATGGTCTGCTTCTGCGATGAAAATGTTGTCGAGTAATACAGGCTCCCCGGATTTGTAGTCAGCTGTAAGCTCGCCATTGGAATATCTTTTGTATTTCTCAAGTCCTGCATCATATTCATAGACCACATTGAATAATTCATTGTCCAGGTAGGAGATCATGGCAGACTCAGCTTTCTCTCCCTGAATTGCCTTTACCTCTTCCTTTGAAAGGAATTCAAGAGATTTCGGTTCATCCTCCATCGCATAATTTTTTTCTTTTGCACCTTTCAGTACATTGTCAAAAGAAATATAGGAATTATGCGGGGCCTGTCTGAAGCTTTCCCTTTTAAACAATGTACCGTCATAATGCATTCCGTTCAGGTTATCAACATACTCCTGATCCAGCAACTCTTTGGCCTCCGGACTGTAGCCGTGGGCAATGTAGAGGCTGTCATAGCCTTTGGCCAGCTCAATATAATAGTCCCTGGAACTTCTGACAGGCCCTATCATCTCAGGCCTCTCACTTTGAAAAATAGCAAGAAAACGAGTCACGTCCCCTTCTGCCAGCATTTCATAGACGACGTCAGCCTGATTAAGCCCTGATTGCGGACGGGCTTTCGGATGATTATTGATCATCACCGCTACAGCTCTTCCATCCACTTCGGTTTCAGACCCGGAGCCTGTGAGCGGATATTGAAATGGAAGTTCTTTTTCAGAGGTGACACCTTTTGTGGCTTCTTCCGCTTTTTCCGTCTCCTGCTTTGCCGGCTCTTCTGCTTTTTCTTTACTGCATCCAGAAACGAGAATCATTGCTGCTGCTGATACAGCTATCCATCCTTTTAACATTTTTCACCCCGTGTGATTTTTGCTTTTGATGTGGATTCTATGTTAGCTCCCTTGAGCAGTTTTAATCTCTATCTATTACATCTCTTTCATATTTTAACGCATTATCGTTGGAAAGAGTACCGTTTTATTCATGACATCATACATTCCCTGCTGGGTAATTCTGATATAAGGCAGATGGGTTGAAGAGAAAAAGAGCAGCGTGTACATTGGATCTTCATGTCTGTAGCCTTGATCACGCAAATAATGCACAAGCTGTTTTTCTTCCTGCATTAATTCCTCCACATTTTTATGGGACATTACACCTTTTAAGCGGAGCTCCATCTCCTGGACAATCCTTCCCCCTTCAGATATGACAATGCCTCCGCCAATTTCTTTCAGCCGGTTAAAAGCATTCAGCATTTCCTGTTTGCTTTTGCCGATTAAGATGATGTCACCGGTATTGGAAAATGAACTTGCCATTCCATCCAGGCTTTGCGAGAAGCCTTTAAGTATGGTATTTATTCGCCATTGGCCATTCCGGTCAACAAGCATGAAGAAACATTCATCATGATCTTTCTCCAGCTCTTCGGATGATACGTCAATCGTGATGGAGTATGGCTTCGTAATAACAGCATTCTCGAGCTTTATCCCGAAAGGCATGGAGAATTGCATATCATCTGCTGTCAGCTCCCAATCAATACCCAGCGGGTCAAAGCCGAATTCTTCCCATTCTACAGGCTTATAGGCATGCAGGTTTTCACCGTCTCTCTTCACCCATTCCCCTTTGGCAATAACAGATATTGGAGTTGGTTCGTTTTCATCTGACAGGAAATTGATATTGGCAACCCTTCCTGTCGCAATGGAGCCATGTAAATAGTCAATTCCATAATGACGTGCCACATTAATGGTTGCCATATTATAAGCATCAATAACTGGCACTCCTTTATCTATGGCAATGCGGATCATATGGTCAATGATTCCCTGCTCATAAAAGGAGGAAAAGGAACCGTCTGTTGTGAAGACCATCCGATCATATTGATCAATGCCGATTTCATGCATTTCCTCCAATAAAACCGGCAGATCCGGACGGATGGAAGAATATCTGAGAGATACGGTATATCCCTGTAAAAGGCGATTATACACATCTTTCCCAGTCATTGACTCATGGTCACAATCAGCACCGAGCAGCATAAGCTTTGCCAGCGTTTTTTCAGATGCCCCCGGAAAGTGGCCTTCAATCTTTTTCCTCATCCGCTTTGTTTCCTGAATCCAATGAAGCATCATATCATCGCCATCCAATAGCTTCGGCCAGCCTGTCAGCTCTCCTCCCTGAAGCACGGCATCATGTTCAAGCCACGATTTAACGTTTCCATGGGAAAAAACAGATTCCTCGTGCTGGATCTCTGTTTGAGCATCAAATCGGCACCACCAATAGGTTGTTGCGGGCATATTTCTCATTTCCTTCAGGAAAGAAAACGCTTTCTTTTTATCCCGCTGTAAAGCCAGCACCATATTGTCATTAATCAGGGTTGTTGTACCAAACTGGGATGCATAGCTCGCCAGGGAATGGGGATTATATAATTGAAATGGATGGGCATGCGGCTCAATATATCCGGGAACGAGCGTAAGTCCAGTACAATCAATGACCTCACACTGATCTGTTTTTTCCGGCAGCTTTTCGCCCGCATATACAATACGGTCGCCATAGATCCATATATTTGCTGTTATCCATTTACGAAGCGCCTGATTCAGATAACGCGCGTTCTTTAGTAATATCGTCGGTGAAAGTTTTCCGTCCAATACGGAAACATGTTCACGCAAGTGCCTGTTTTTCCAACGGTAACGCTGTTCCAGCACCATACTCCCTCCCTTGTTGATATCTATATATAAAGACTCTGTTTTTAGAATGAAGACAATGAGTAAAATGGCTTTACATCAATAAAGAAAGCCCTTTCATTTTCTCTTGTTTTACTATAGTAACATATTTCACTGTTTAACGCATTAAAGAATCAGTAAAAGATTGTAAAAATTTCGTGAAAGTGGTGAGACCTATGCATGTAAAATCAAATATCGGCATTGTAAATGCCTTAATACGCATAACAATCGGATTTACGGTACTGGCCTGGAGCACTTCAAAGCTCGTGAAGAGACCTTGGCGGGATTCTTATCTTGTGATGGCCATGCTGGGAGGAATGAAAGTGGCTGAAGGGATTGTCCGCTTTTGCCCATTGACAGCTCTTTTTGAAAGAGGCCAGGACATGGTTCAGGAAAAGAGAGGTAATAACAATAGTAATGATGAGGCTGTTGAGGAGATTCTGCCTTATAACCCTTCTTAGATACCTAAAAAAATACAGCCCCCTATTAGGGGGCTGTACTATAGAAAGGAGCTGACAATATGTTCTGGGAATACGTAATGGATATGACATTTGTGCTGACAGCCATAATCGGAAGCATTGTAGCACTCCTGTTTGTGTATATCCGGAAGACTAAGAAAGGACGTGCGCGATAGCTTTATCGGCAATGTCTTTGCGGTAGAATACACCTTCGCACTGAAGGTTTTCCAGTTCGGAATATACCTTTTGCTGCGCTTTTTTCAGTGTAGACGCTCTGGCGCCTGCCAGCAGCACGCGGCCTCCATTTGTCACATACTCACCCGAGCTGTTTCGATCAGTGCCGGCATGAAAGACTAAAACATCTTTAAGCGAATGCAGCCCATTCAGAACAGCTCCTTTTTCGTATGCTTCAGGGTAGCCCGTTGAAGCAGCAACCACACCTACAATTGCTTCTTCACTCCACTCGATTTCAGGCTGCTCCCCATTTAGGACTGCCAGCATTACCTCTGCCAGGTCAGAATTCATGCGGGGTAAAATCACCTGTGTTTCAGGATCTCCAAAACGGGCATTAAATTCGATTACCTTCGGGCCTGCTAATGTTTTAATCAAACCCGCATATAAAATCCCGGTAAAACTTCGGCCTTCCTGAACCATTGCTTTTGCTGCCGGCTTCAAAACTTGTTCAACAGCCTCTGCAACTGTTTCATCACCAATATGCGGTACGGGTGAATAAGCCCCCATCCCACCTGTATTCGGTCCCAGATCTCCATCAAAAGCACGCTTGTGATCCTGGGCAATTTCAAGCGGAACTACGGTTTCTCCGTTCACAAAGGCCATTAATGAGAATTCTTCCCCTTCAAGGAATTCTTCAATTACAACTGTTGAAGAAGCCCGGCCAAACTTTTCATTTAATAATAGTTCCTCAATCCCGGACAATGCTTCCTGCATAGTCATGGCCACTATTACGCCTTTTCCTGCTGCAAGCCCATCTGCTTTCAGAACAATGGGAGCACCCTTCGCTTCAATATAGGCTTTCGCTTCTTCATAGTCGCTGAATACTCCATATTCAGCTGTCGGAATAGCATATTCCTTCATAAGCTCTTTGGCAAAGGACTTGCTGCCTTCAATTTCAGCCGCAGCTTTTTTCGGTCCAAATACCTTTAACCCGGCTTCTTCAAATCGGTCTGCAAGCCCATCTAGCAGCGGCACTTCCGGACCGATTACAGTCAAGTCAATTTCATTTTCCTGAGCAAACTGCACAAGTTTCTCCTGGTCGTTTTCCTGGATGGCAGCCAGCTGTGCTGAATCTTCCATTCCCGGATTTCCCGGAGCCGCAAAAACCAGTTCAACTGAAGGGCTTTGATTCATCTTCCAGCAAATTGCATGCTCACGTCCGCCTCTTCCAATAACCAATACCTTCATTACGCCCACCTCCGTAAAATGTCAGCTACCGCTTTTCGTAATGTTCAGCTCCAGCGCCTAAGGGCTCGAGGTCATAAGCCAACCTGTCAAAAAGGTAAAGGGCCACCTTTCCGACAGCTCGTCTTATGCTTGAGGCTCCCAGGATGTCAGTCATGCAGACGTTGCCACAGGACGTGGCGCTCTTAGTCTGCGTTCCTCCTATCGAGGCGCTTCCGCTTTTCGTTTGTCCAGCTCCAGCGCCTAGGGGCTCGAGGTCATAAGCCAATCTGTCAAAAAGGTAAAGAACCACCTTTCCGACAGCTCGTCTTATGCTTGTCGCCCCTGATCGAGGCGCTTCCGCTTTTCGTTTAATGCTTAAAATGCCGTACGCCAGTAAAGACCATGGCAATGCCAAATTCATCGGCTTTTTTGATGGAGTCTTCATCACGGATGGAGCCCCCCGGCTGGATGATGGCTGTGATGCCTGCTTTGGCTGCGACTTCAACGGTATCGTTCATTGGGAAAAAGGCATCCGATGCCATTACGGCTCCGTTTGCTTTTTCTCCTGCCTGTTCAAGCGCAATTTTAGCAGAGCCTACGCGGTTCATCTGCCCGGCACCAACTCCAAGTGTCATGTTTGCATCATTTACGACAATGGCATTGGATTTCACATGCTTCACAACTTTCCAGCCCAGCTTCAATGCTTTCCACTCTTCTTCCGTCGGCTCCCTTTTGGTCGCAACTTTTACTTCGGCATCTTCAAGAGTGAATAGATCATATTCCTGCGTCAGCAAGCCGCCTTCAACAGCGGACAATCTCATCTCAGCTTTCTTTTTGCCTTCAAAAGGAATGGTCAGCAGGCGCAGATTCTTTTTCCCTTTTAAAATTTCAAGCGCTTCATCTGAGAAGGATGGCGCAATAATGATTTCAAGGAAGATCTCATAAAGCTTTTTAGCTGTATCTGCATCCACTTCCCTGTTTAAGGCAATGATTCCTCCGAAAATGGAAACAGGGTCTGCTGCGAAAGCTTTTGAAAAAGCATCAAATACATTTTCTCCGGTCCCCACTCCGCAAGGATTCATATGCTTAACAGCAACTGCTGCAGGCTCTGAGAATTCTTTTACAATTTGGAGGGCTGCATCTGCATCGTTGATATTGTTGTAGGATAATTCCTTGCCGTGCAGCTGTTCAGCGTTCGCAATCGAAAATTCAGAACCAAGCGGCTTGCGGTAAAACGCAGCCTTTTGATGCGGATTCTCCCCGTATCTCAAGGTTTGCTTCAGTTCATACGTAACGGTTAATTTTTCAGGTGTTTCTTCATTTGCCAAATCTGTCATATATTCAGCGATCATCGCATCATAGGCAGCTGTGTGGCGGAATACCTTTGCAGCAAGCTTGCGGCGGGTTTCCTTTTGAACCTCTCCGGTTTCTTTCAGCTGTGAAAGAACTGTTTCATAATCGACAGGATCTACCACAACCGTTACATATTCATGGTTCTTGGCGGAAGCACGCAGCATGGCCGGACCGCCAATATCAATATTCTCTATCGCATCCTCTACTGTCACATCCGGTTTAGCGATGGTTTGCTGGAACGGATACAAATTCACGCACACAACCTGGATAGGCTGGATTCCATGCTCCTCAAGCTGCTGTTTGTGGCCTGGTTCGCCATGCTTAGCCAGCAGTCCGCCATGTATCATCGGATTTAATGTTTTCACACGGCCTTCCAAGATTTCCGGAAAGCCTGTCACATCGCTTACCCCGATAACAGGAATTCCGCTCTCTTCCAGCGCTTTTTTTGTACCGCCTGTTGAGATAATTTCGAAACCCAATTCGCTTAGTTGCCGGGCAAATTCTGTTATGCCATTTTTGTCGGAAACACTGATTAATGCACGTTTCTTCATGTTCGCTCCCCCTGACTGGTTGAATAAACTTTAGCTCTCTACCATTTTAGCACAGAAAAGACTTTGCAAAACCTGCGGATAAAGTTTATGCTCGACTTCATGTATCTTCTTTTGAAGGCTTTCCAGTGTTTCATCCGCAGCTATGGAAACTGGCGCTTGAGCAATTATCGGCCCCGTATCCATGCCTTCATCGACATAATGAACCGTCACACCGCTTACCTTTACTTTGGCGGATAACG
This region includes:
- a CDS encoding YgaP family membrane protein, which encodes MHVKSNIGIVNALIRITIGFTVLAWSTSKLVKRPWRDSYLVMAMLGGMKVAEGIVRFCPLTALFERGQDMVQEKRGNNNSNDEAVEEILPYNPS
- the purD gene encoding phosphoribosylamine--glycine ligase, with translation MKVLVIGRGGREHAICWKMNQSPSVELVFAAPGNPGMEDSAQLAAIQENDQEKLVQFAQENEIDLTVIGPEVPLLDGLADRFEEAGLKVFGPKKAAAEIEGSKSFAKELMKEYAIPTAEYGVFSDYEEAKAYIEAKGAPIVLKADGLAAGKGVIVAMTMQEALSGIEELLLNEKFGRASSTVVIEEFLEGEEFSLMAFVNGETVVPLEIAQDHKRAFDGDLGPNTGGMGAYSPVPHIGDETVAEAVEQVLKPAAKAMVQEGRSFTGILYAGLIKTLAGPKVIEFNARFGDPETQVILPRMNSDLAEVMLAVLNGEQPEIEWSEEAIVGVVAASTGYPEAYEKGAVLNGLHSLKDVLVFHAGTDRNSSGEYVTNGGRVLLAGARASTLKKAQQKVYSELENLQCEGVFYRKDIADKAIAHVLS
- a CDS encoding DUF3048 domain-containing protein, which gives rise to MLKGWIAVSAAAMILVSGCSKEKAEEPAKQETEKAEEATKGVTSEKELPFQYPLTGSGSETEVDGRAVAVMINNHPKARPQSGLNQADVVYEMLAEGDVTRFLAIFQSERPEMIGPVRSSRDYYIELAKGYDSLYIAHGYSPEAKELLDQEYVDNLNGMHYDGTLFKRESFRQAPHNSYISFDNVLKGAKEKNYAMEDEPKSLEFLSKEEVKAIQGEKAESAMISYLDNELFNVVYEYDAGLEKYKRYSNGELTADYKSGEPVLLDNIFIAEADHQVVDSAGRRDINLTSGGKGYLLQKGKVAEVQWENIDGRILPVLNGQQAGLVPGKTWINIIPSNPGLEQTVSLEAKQ
- a CDS encoding YerC/YecD family TrpR-related protein, whose translation is MQIDKLRGKELDQLFKSVLSLKDLEECYRFFDDLCTVNEIQSLAQRLEVARMLREGKTYHKIETDTGASTATISRVKRCLNYGNDAYEMALERIKEEEAEKA
- the purH gene encoding bifunctional phosphoribosylaminoimidazolecarboxamide formyltransferase/IMP cyclohydrolase, whose translation is MKKRALISVSDKNGITEFARQLSELGFEIISTGGTKKALEESGIPVIGVSDVTGFPEILEGRVKTLNPMIHGGLLAKHGEPGHKQQLEEHGIQPIQVVCVNLYPFQQTIAKPDVTVEDAIENIDIGGPAMLRASAKNHEYVTVVVDPVDYETVLSQLKETGEVQKETRRKLAAKVFRHTAAYDAMIAEYMTDLANEETPEKLTVTYELKQTLRYGENPHQKAAFYRKPLGSEFSIANAEQLHGKELSYNNINDADAALQIVKEFSEPAAVAVKHMNPCGVGTGENVFDAFSKAFAADPVSIFGGIIALNREVDADTAKKLYEIFLEIIIAPSFSDEALEILKGKKNLRLLTIPFEGKKKAEMRLSAVEGGLLTQEYDLFTLEDAEVKVATKREPTEEEWKALKLGWKVVKHVKSNAIVVNDANMTLGVGAGQMNRVGSAKIALEQAGEKANGAVMASDAFFPMNDTVEVAAKAGITAIIQPGGSIRDEDSIKKADEFGIAMVFTGVRHFKH
- a CDS encoding adenine deaminase C-terminal domain-containing protein translates to MLEQRYRWKNRHLREHVSVLDGKLSPTILLKNARYLNQALRKWITANIWIYGDRIVYAGEKLPEKTDQCEVIDCTGLTLVPGYIEPHAHPFQLYNPHSLASYASQFGTTTLINDNMVLALQRDKKKAFSFLKEMRNMPATTYWWCRFDAQTEIQHEESVFSHGNVKSWLEHDAVLQGGELTGWPKLLDGDDMMLHWIQETKRMRKKIEGHFPGASEKTLAKLMLLGADCDHESMTGKDVYNRLLQGYTVSLRYSSIRPDLPVLLEEMHEIGIDQYDRMVFTTDGSFSSFYEQGIIDHMIRIAIDKGVPVIDAYNMATINVARHYGIDYLHGSIATGRVANINFLSDENEPTPISVIAKGEWVKRDGENLHAYKPVEWEEFGFDPLGIDWELTADDMQFSMPFGIKLENAVITKPYSITIDVSSEELEKDHDECFFMLVDRNGQWRINTILKGFSQSLDGMASSFSNTGDIILIGKSKQEMLNAFNRLKEIGGGIVISEGGRIVQEMELRLKGVMSHKNVEELMQEEKQLVHYLRDQGYRHEDPMYTLLFFSSTHLPYIRITQQGMYDVMNKTVLFPTIMR
- a CDS encoding EYxxD motif small membrane protein, which codes for MFWEYVMDMTFVLTAIIGSIVALLFVYIRKTKKGRAR